The stretch of DNA TGGCTGTGTTCCTGCTATGGCGGTTGATGTTTTACGTCGGGCACATCAATTAGGCTTGCAAGCGTATGGCGTTTCTTTTCATGTAGGGTCTCAGCAGACAGATCTTAGCGCATGGGATCGTGCTTTATCGGACGCGGCTACAGTTTTTAGGCATTTGGAGCAAGAGGGAATTTCATTGAAGTTGGTTAATATGGGGGGTGGTTTTCCAACGCGTTATTTGAAAGATGTTCCTACAGAACAAGCTTATGGTACGGCTGTTTTTGATTCATTAAAGAAATATTTTGGCAATCGTATTCCTGAGACCATTATCGAACCTGGGCGTGGGATGGTCGGTAATGCTGGCGTTATTCGTGCAGAAGTTGTTCTGATATCTAAAAAAGCAGACAATGATAATGTCCGATGGGTTTATCTTGATGTTGGAAAATTTAATGGTCTTGCTGAGACTATGGATGAAGCAATTCGCTATCCTATTGAAACACCTCATGGTGATAAGGCAATGGAGCCTTGTATTTTAGCGGGGCCAACATGCGATTCAGCAGATGTTCTTTATGAAAAAACACCTTATATGTTACCTTTGTCTCTTACGATAGGGGATGAGTTGTTGATCCATGGTACTGGTGCTTACACGGCAACTTATGCATCTGTTGCCTTTAATGGTTTTGAGCCTTTGCGCTCCTACGTGATTTGAATTTTTCTTTATGATGAAGATAGAGTGGGGCGTGTGATAAAGATGAATATGATACATTTTCAAACCAAAGATGGCGCATTTTTTACACTTTTAGGTGAACAAAACATTGATAAAACACATCGCGAACGCTTACTTGATTTAGCTCTAGGGAAGGGGCGTAAGCGTAAGTCTTCAGAAACTTTGCGTCGTGGACAGTTGGCTGCGTGTGGACTCTCTTTTGTTGTCAAAAATGCGCTTGGAGAGCTTGTGGGCAGTGTACGTCTTTGGCATGTTCGATTTAACAAAGGGAAAAATGGAACACAGCAGGCTTTGCTTTTGGGGCCTCTGGCTGTTTCAGCGAAGTGTTCCGGTATGGGAATAGGATCGTTTCTTATGCAGCATGCAATTGAAACGGCAAAAAAACAGGGTTACGGCGCTATCTTACTTGTCGGTGATACTGAGTTTTATCAGCGTTTTGGTTTTTCAAACAGCTTAACAGAAAATTTGGCGATGCCCGGTCCTTATGAAAAACATCGTTTTCAAGCGTTGGAATTGATACCAAAGTATCTTTCCGAATGTCATGGTGTTTTGGCCCCTAGTGGAGAGCGGGAAGGTTTGAGCCGTTTTCAGTGTCATAAAGTGGCTTAAAGCTCTCTTCTCTTCGTTCTTTTTTCAAAAATTGAAGGCTTTACACATCATCTTTGCTGGTGGGCAGGTGTTTTTATACGATATAAGGTTTTAGAATAGATTTATATCGTAGTATGGTTTCTCTTTTATCTTGAATTTATTTTCTGTAATAATTTTTGTTATCCACTGAGAGTACCAATAACTTTCTTAATTTTAAAACGATTTTGATAAAATTTATGATGGGTATTATCGGAAGTATAGCAAGTTTTGCATTTTGCAAGATTTCGTTTAGAGACAATGATTCAATGTAAAGTTTTGTTCTAACATGTTTAGGGGATACGGAACGTTTGAAAAGAAAAATACTCCTCGACTTTCATACAGTTAAGCTCAGTGGTTTGCCGGAGCATCGGTGAGAGGTGGTGTTTTTTTGAGAAAAACAGTCAGGGATGTCAAGACGCCAAAGATAATGGTTATTATAAAGAAAATATCGCTAAAAGCCATAACCATTGCTTGGACGCGTGCCATATTAAAAAGTTGGAAGAGAGCAAGAGTATGCGGATCAAAAGTTGTGGAGTTAAAGTACATAGTAAGGCTTGAAAGCATTTCGGTTGCTTGGTTATTTCCGTGTTGGACTGTTTCAGTTATTCGTTCATAATGCAGGTCTGTGCGTTTTGTCATAAGGGTGCTGATAATAGCAAGTCCCACGGCACCGCCAAGATTACGTGTAAGATTAAAAAGTCCAGAGGCATTTTGCATTCGGTCTGGTGGCAGTGATCCGAGTGCAATGTTATTAACAGGGACCATGCATAACATAATAGAAGCGCCACGGAAAACTTGAGGCCAAAAGAGCTCCCAAAAACCCCAGTTGTCTGTGATAGAGCTAGCCATCCAAGTTCCTAATGCAAAGCCAAAAAGTCCTATCGCCATCATCAAACGTGCATCAATTCGTGCTGAAAGAAATCCGGCAAGGGGTGCAGTTAATAGCATGGCGAACCCTGAAAGAAACAATGTTTCTCCAATCATGAGTGCATCATAATGACGGACTTGGCTCAAATAGACAGGATAAAGATATGTGAGTCCATAAAGACCGATTCCAAGCATAAAAGAAAAAACTGCTGCGGTTGAAAAATTGAAATTAGAAAAAGCTGAGAGATCAACGATGGGTTCTTTAGCAGTAAAAGCGCGCCAGAAGAATAAGCTTGCAGAAAAGATCATGATAACGAACAAAGTTAGAATGAGATTGTCATTTAACCAATCATGACGCGCACCTTCTTCTAGAATATACTCCAAAGTCCCCAGAAAAACAGCCATAGAAATGAGGCCTAGCCAGTCAAATTTAGCCATTAAAGAGGGATTAGCTTTATCAAAATCAATCAATTTCCAAGCGAGAATTGAGATAATAATCCCGCAGGGTACATTGATGAGAAAGAGCCAGTGCCATGATAAGATATGACAAAGATAGCCTCCCACTGTTGGACCAATAGTGGGCGCTAACGTTGCTACCAGTCCTACGATAGGCGTAACAATTGGGCGTTTGGAAGGAGGAAAAAGTATATAAGAGGCGACAAAAACGCTGGGGATAATTCCTCCTCCAATAAAACCTTGGAGTGCTCGGTACACAATCATCTCTTCAATAGATGTTGCTGTTGCACAAAGGACAGAGGTAATCGTAAACCCTACAGCTGATATGCTAAAGAAAACGCGTGTTGAGAGCAATCTTCCTAAGAAGCCAGAAAGGGGCAACATGATGACTTCAGCGATGAGATAGGAGGTTTGAACCCATGAAATCTCTTCAGAGCTTGCTGAAAGACCAGCCTGAATTTCCGCTAAAGAAGAAGAAACGATTTGGATATCCAAAATAGCCATGAACATGCCAAAGGCCATAGCAATGAAAACTACGATTTTACGGATTTCTGTACGCTCTTGAGAATGTATAGATTCTGGTATGGGAGATGTCATAGTAAGGTCATTTGCTTTTTGTTATAGGAGATTTTTATCCTGCGGCTTTGTACGAGTGTCAATCTCTACTGAAACACTCATTCCTGCTCGAATACGTCCGGTTTTTAATATTTTTTCTGGAATAGAGATACGTACAGGAATGCGTTGGACAATCTTGGTGAAATTGCCAGTGGCATTTTGTGGGGGTAAGAGAGAAAAAACAGCTCCTGTTGCAGGGGCAATAGAAAGCACTGTACCTGTAAACGCGTCTTTTTTGAAGGCGTCAACAGCAATATAAGCAGTTTGTCCAGCATGAATATTTTGTAACTGTGTTTCTTTATAGTTCGCTTCAATATAAAGTGCATGTATGGGAACTAATGCCGCAAGACGTTGGCCATTCATAACAAAATCCCCCGCTTTTGCGGTTAAATTTCCAATAACGCCATCAAACGGAGCTCGGATAATGGTTGAATCAAGATCACGTTGTGCTTTTTCACGCGTGAGTTCTAAGCTCTTTGTTTGGCTTTCCGTTTCACTGCGTTGCGCTTGTAGAACTTGGATATTCGCACGTGCCGCAGCTATTTGTGCATCTGCACGGTGAATATTCGCA from Bartonella taylorii encodes:
- a CDS encoding type III PLP-dependent enzyme, with product MATQRIRDFLATHCFDGPCLVVDLDVVRENYLNFEKALPQSRIFYAIKANPASEILSLLASLGSSFDAASVAEIEMALKAGATCDRISFGNTIKKERDIAHAYALGISLYAVDCVEEVEKIARAAPGARVFCRVLTDGKGAEWPLSRKFGCVPAMAVDVLRRAHQLGLQAYGVSFHVGSQQTDLSAWDRALSDAATVFRHLEQEGISLKLVNMGGGFPTRYLKDVPTEQAYGTAVFDSLKKYFGNRIPETIIEPGRGMVGNAGVIRAEVVLISKKADNDNVRWVYLDVGKFNGLAETMDEAIRYPIETPHGDKAMEPCILAGPTCDSADVLYEKTPYMLPLSLTIGDELLIHGTGAYTATYASVAFNGFEPLRSYVI
- a CDS encoding GNAT family N-acetyltransferase, with protein sequence MNMIHFQTKDGAFFTLLGEQNIDKTHRERLLDLALGKGRKRKSSETLRRGQLAACGLSFVVKNALGELVGSVRLWHVRFNKGKNGTQQALLLGPLAVSAKCSGMGIGSFLMQHAIETAKKQGYGAILLVGDTEFYQRFGFSNSLTENLAMPGPYEKHRFQALELIPKYLSECHGVLAPSGEREGLSRFQCHKVA
- a CDS encoding DHA2 family efflux MFS transporter permease subunit gives rise to the protein MTSPIPESIHSQERTEIRKIVVFIAMAFGMFMAILDIQIVSSSLAEIQAGLSASSEEISWVQTSYLIAEVIMLPLSGFLGRLLSTRVFFSISAVGFTITSVLCATATSIEEMIVYRALQGFIGGGIIPSVFVASYILFPPSKRPIVTPIVGLVATLAPTIGPTVGGYLCHILSWHWLFLINVPCGIIISILAWKLIDFDKANPSLMAKFDWLGLISMAVFLGTLEYILEEGARHDWLNDNLILTLFVIMIFSASLFFWRAFTAKEPIVDLSAFSNFNFSTAAVFSFMLGIGLYGLTYLYPVYLSQVRHYDALMIGETLFLSGFAMLLTAPLAGFLSARIDARLMMAIGLFGFALGTWMASSITDNWGFWELFWPQVFRGASIMLCMVPVNNIALGSLPPDRMQNASGLFNLTRNLGGAVGLAIISTLMTKRTDLHYERITETVQHGNNQATEMLSSLTMYFNSTTFDPHTLALFQLFNMARVQAMVMAFSDIFFIITIIFGVLTSLTVFLKKTPPLTDAPANH
- a CDS encoding HlyD family secretion protein, which gives rise to MSRSEAKVSTNKYFNKIKKKKVFNALLIVFALFVLWFSYKWITQWRYMLTTDDAYVQGDITAIAPKLSGYIKEIFIKANQTVKKDDVLFHLDNGDYQIALKQTEARLNTQQKTLLRIDAQIIAARSALDDSQAQKAAASAIATHAQLTLKRTTELKASRYAPQSDVDDAKSAYEQAIANIHRADAQIAAARANIQVLQAQRSETESQTKSLELTREKAQRDLDSTIIRAPFDGVIGNLTAKAGDFVMNGQRLAALVPIHALYIEANYKETQLQNIHAGQTAYIAVDAFKKDAFTGTVLSIAPATGAVFSLLPPQNATGNFTKIVQRIPVRISIPEKILKTGRIRAGMSVSVEIDTRTKPQDKNLL